One part of the Fusobacterium pseudoperiodonticum genome encodes these proteins:
- a CDS encoding polymorphic toxin type 50 domain-containing protein, which produces MVERKAVKRAIIYNPNLNYDENKYLNDYMGKEMPGKVTSKYGDVKTYRYADVVDNNKSTDIPKKFKIKNNIKAQSDGYVMNIGAQNKHLRGESEYEELTKAGTKKSPFAEGITREDLQKIYEDNLEIGDIYEEQLKSGGVRKYKIINLDKKIGEVCNKEENRWEAAFGVKIHYNEKNKEYHMVPHYDGKDRDKK; this is translated from the coding sequence ATGGTTGAAAGAAAAGCAGTAAAAAGAGCAATAATATATAATCCAAATTTAAACTATGATGAAAATAAATATCTAAATGATTATATGGGTAAAGAAATGCCAGGAAAAGTTACTTCTAAATATGGTGATGTTAAAACTTATCGTTATGCTGATGTTGTTGATAACAATAAAAGTACAGATATTCCTAAAAAATTCAAGATTAAGAATAATATAAAAGCTCAAAGTGACGGATATGTTATGAATATAGGAGCACAAAACAAGCATTTGAGAGGAGAAAGTGAATATGAAGAATTAACCAAAGCTGGAACAAAAAAAAGCCCTTTTGCTGAAGGAATAACAAGAGAAGATTTACAAAAAATATATGAAGATAATCTTGAAATAGGAGATATATATGAAGAACAGCTTAAAAGTGGAGGTGTAAGAAAATATAAAATAATAAATTTAGATAAAAAAATAGGTGAAGTATGTAATAAAGAAGAAAATAGATGGGAAGCTGCATTTGGGGTAAAAATACATTATAATGAAAAAAATAAAGAATATCATATGGTTCCTCATTATGATGGAAAGGACAGAGATAAAAAATGA